The Faecalibacterium sp. I3-3-89 sequence CCGGAATGCCAAGGCCTCTCCTCGATAGGAGAGGTGGCAGCGCGTCAGCGCTGACGGAGAGGTTAATCATACCTCAACGCCTCGATGGGGTTCAGGCGGGCGGCACGGCGGGCAGGCAGGAAGCCGAACAGGACGCCGATGCCGCAGGAGATGCCCACGGCGATGGCCGCTGCGTCCGCCGAGGGGGTGACGTTCAGGGTGATGTCCGTCAGGACGAACGGAAGGATCTGGTTGATGATGGCCGAGACGATGTAGCCCAGCACGATGCCGAAGCAGCCGCCCAGCGCCGACGTGACGCCGGCCTCCACGACGAACTGGGTCAGGATGGTGCTCTCCTGTGCGCCCAGCGCCTTCCGGATGCCGATCTCGCGGGTGCGCTCGGTGACGGACACCAGCATGATGTTCATGATGCCGATGCCGCCCACCAGAAGCGAGATGCCTGCGATGGCCGTCAGGACGCCCACCATAATATTGATCATAGAGGACATCTGCGACATTGCCGCACTCAGGCTCATGACGAAGACGTAGTCATCCTTACTGACCAGCTTCTTGAGCCGCGACTGCAAAAACTCCTGTGCCTCGTCCGAGTGGTCTGCATCCTGCAGCACGACGTAATACTGGCTGACGCTGCTTCCGCTGCTGAGGCTCAGCAGGGTGGTGTAGGGGACAAGGACAACGTCGTCGTTGCCGCCCTCGTACTGGGCGGCGGGCTTGGAGCGGCCTTCCAGCACGCCCACGATGCGAAACTCGTTTGCGCCCACCTTGAGGGTGCTGCCGAGGCCGTTGCCGCCGAAGATCTTGCGGTCCACATAGTCGCCGATGACGCAGATGTTCTTGTTGTCCATCAGGTCGGTGTACTGGATGCCCCGGCCCTTGGCCACCTTATAGTTGTTGATGGTCAGATAATCCTCATTGACGCCGCTGATGTAGGTGCGGCGGTACTTCTCCCCTGCCACCCGCAGCGGATCCGTCCCGGCGCTGGCGATGGGCGAAAGGCCCCTGTAATACTCCGGCTTCTGGTTGATGATGTTATACACATCGCTGACCTCCACCGTGCGGGTGCTGGCGGTCATGACGTTGACCGACAGAATATCGCTGCCCATATCGGAGTAGAAGTCCTGCATCATGTGGGTCATGCCGTTGCCGAGGCCGACGATGACGATGACGGCCATAACGCCGATGATGATGCCCAGCATGGTGAGGAAGGTGCGGACTTTGTTGCTCCACACGTTCTGGATGGCCTGCTTGAAGGTCTCCTTTATCATGCGTGCGCTCCCTCCTCTCCGGCTTTCGGGGCCGACATCATGAGGTTCGGCTGCACGACCGCCTCGGGGGCGTGGGCGTCGCCGTCGTAGACGACGACACCGTCCTCCAACCGGATGATGCGCTCTGCCTGCACGGCGATGGAGTTGTCGTGGGTGATGAGGACCACGGTGTGGCCCTGTTTGTGCAGTTCCTGAAGCATCCCCAGCACCTCCCGGCCGGTATGAGAGTCCAGCGCACCCGTCGGCTCGTCGGCCAGAATGATGGGCGGGTTGCGGACAAGGGCGCGGGCGATGGACACACGCTGCTGCTGGCCGCCGGAGAGCTGGTTGGGCTTGTTCCGGAGCTTGCTGCCCAGACCCACCTGTTCCAGCGCTGCGATGGCGCGGCGGCGGCGCTCGCTGCCGCCCACGCCTGCGTAGATGAGGGGGACTTCCACGTTTTCCAGCAGGGTCAGCTTGGGCAGCAGGTTGTATTGCTGGAAGATGAAGCCCAGCTTCTCGTTCCGGATGGCCGCCAGCTCACGGCGGTTCATCTTACCGACATCGCTGCCGTCCAGCAGATACCGGCCGTGGGTAGGCACATCCAGACAGCCGATGATGTTCATGCAGGTGGATTTGCCGGAGCCGGACTGGCCCACGATGGCCACGAACTCGCCCCGGTCTATCTTCATGGAGATGTGGTCTGCCGCTTTGACGAGGGTGTCACCCATCTGGTAGTATTTGCAGACCTCGTCAAACTCGATCAGGGCGCTCATTCGTCGCCTCCTTCGGCAGACACCATCATGTTGCTGTAGAAGTCGGTCGCGCTGACCGTCGAGGTGTCGTAAGCGATGGTGTCGCCCTCCTGCAGGCCGCTCTTCACCTCGATGTAATCATCGTCGCTGATGCCGGTGGTCACTTTGACGTAGACATAGCCCTCGGGGGCGGTCATGGAGGCCTCGGCGTTGGCAGCGCTGGGCGAATCCTTCGTCACCAGCACATAGCTGCCCCGGACGAGGGCGGCGTTGGGCAGGGCCAGAACATCCTTGACGCTGGCTGTGGTGATCTTGGCCGAGGCATTCATGCCGGGCAGCAGATCGCCCATCTCGTCGATGCGGACGGTGACGGGGTAGCTGGTGGAGCCGTTGGCAGTGGTGCCGGCCACGAGGATGCTGCTGATGGTGCCCTTGTAGGTCTCGCCCGGGACGGCGTCGGCGGTGATCTCCACCTCCTGTCCGACCTTCAGAGAACGAATTTTCAGCTCATCCACGTTGAGCTTCAGTTCCAGATAGCTCATATCGTAGATGGTGCAGAGGTTCTGCATGGCTGCGTCGTTGGCGCTGAGCTTATCGCCGGCTTTGACCTTTTTGTCCACGATGGTGCCGCTGATGGGCGCATCGATGGTGTAGTGGCTGATGTTCCGCTCTGCGGAAGACATCCGCAGCTCGGCAGAGCGAAGATTGTCGGCGGCGTTCTGGGCCTGCTTGTCCAGATCCTTGCCGGTGATGCGGAGGAGCACGTCGTCCTGACGGACGGTGCTGCCCTCCCTGACGCAAAGCTCGGACACGGTGCCGGAGGCAGCGGCCACGACGGTCTCCTCGCGCTGGTAGGCAAAATGGGCCGAGTTGAGGGAGCTGACGCCGTTCACCTGCGCCACTGCGGCCTGCGCGGTGGTCAGGCTGCCCGTGTTGGGCACCGCGATGGTGACGGTGCAGGTCATGAGGCTGGCGTCACCGGAGGGGTCTGCGCCCGATACCGAGCGGATGGTGCCGTTCAGCACCTCAAAGGTGGTGTCCGGCATGACCTGCGCGGCCTGACCGACGGCGAAGCTCTGGGCCTCGGCGGCGGGGAAATCCACGGCCAGCAGCATCACAGAGGTGTCGCGGACGGTGGCGACGGTCTGACCGGCCTGCACCGCGTCGCCAGCGGCCACAGCAAAGGAGCTGACCTCGCCGCTGATCTTCGTGCGGACATTCCGGGCGTCGGCGGCGTCATCGTAGCTGCGCTGGGCCTGAGACACCGAAAGCTGTGCGCTCTCGAGGTCGCCCTCCACATCCGAGCTGTCGATGACGTAGAGGACATCGCCCTTCTGGATGGTGTCGCCCAGCTCGAAGTCAGCGGTGAGCACCGTGCCGGTGACGAGGGACTTGACGGTGTAGGAATCGGCGGCATTGATGGTGCCGCTGCCGTCGTAGACGTTCACGATGTCGCGGCGTCCCAGCGCCTCCTGCACATACGCCATGTCTGCCGATGCACTGCGGCTCCTGCGGGGGATGACCACCACCGCCAGCACCGCCACGGCCACGACCGCCGCGATGCAGCGCTTTTTGTGGGTCCGGATAAAGTGGAGCACCTTATTTTCCCCGCCGGTGTTCTCCTGCGGAGAGGCGTCCTGTGTCTTTTTGTTGAAACCTAGCATGAAAAGCCTGACCTCCTGTGATTTTTTCCTGTAGACCTGTGATAAAGAAGAATGCATTCCTCCTGCGTTCATCGCTCTGCGCCCTTCCCGCCGCACCCGCAAAAATCATCCCACCTGCGAGTTCCTGCTCCGGGTCAGCTGCGCAAATCAATGTCATGATACCATCTTATAAAACGGACTACAAGGAAGATTTCCTGCACGATTTGCAACTTTTTTGAAAATTTTTCCACTGTCCTGAATATCCCGGGAAATAAAGGCTCCCACCCGGGGCAGATCCTCCGGGCGGGAGCCTTGCTGTTTTTTTACGTCTGCTTACAGACAGCCGCATGGCAGGCGGAACAGGCTCATCTTGCAGGAAATGAAAAACAGGAAGCTCCCGCCGGGGAACTCCCTGTTGTACATATCGTAGAGGTTACCGCAGTATCCCATAGGTTTTCTCCGCCACCGGTTCGCACCACTCGTTAGAGGTGCCTTCGCCGGGCACTTCCACTGCCAGATGAGAGAACCAGCAATCGGGTGCAGCACCGTGCCAGTGCTTGACCTCTGGGGGAATGTTCACCACATCGCCCGGATGCAGCTCCAGCGGAGCTTTGCCCCATTCCTGATAGTAGCCCCGGCCTGCCACGCAGACAAGGATCTGCCCACCGCCCTTTGCGGCATGGTGGATGTGCCAGTTGTTCCGGCAGCCCGGCTCAAAGGTGACGTTGTAAATGCCAACCTGTGCGGTGGACAGGGGTGCCAGATAGCTTTTTCCGCTGAAATATTGTGCAAAGCCGTCGTTGGATGCACCGATAGGGAACACCATTTCACTCTGGTGCTTTGCCTTGGCATCCTCTGCAGCGTCCTCTGCCCAGACTTCCTTGGCCATGCGGAAAGCCGCCCATGCCTTGGGCCAGCCTGCATAAAACGCCGCATGGGTCAGGATCTCTGCAATCTCAGTCCGGGTAATACCGTTGTTTTTCGCTGCCGTCAGGTGATACCGAAACGAGGAGTCCGTCAGTCCCTGCGCCATCAGTGCTACCACCGTCACAAGGCTGCGGTCCCGGAGGGAGAGTTTATCCTCTCGGCTCCACACCTGCCCGAATAGTACCTCATCGTTAAGTTCTGCAAATTTTGGTGCAAATTCGCCCAGAGCATCACGCCCTGCGGTCTGTTTTACTGCCATTTTACATATTCCTCCCCATCTCGTAAGCCTGTGCCATGGCAGGCGTACCGCACACTGCACCCGGCTCATAGACACCGCCTGCTACAAGGACTCCCTTTTCCACGGCACCTTTCACACAGTCTGCATAGCCCCGGAAGCAGGTCAGCGTAGTGTCCGCAGAGGCTTTTCCCTCGTCTGCCATGGTGGTGATGTAGTAAAATTCCTTGTCTTTGACCTCAAGCCACCGTGCCACGGTACGGTCGATCACTGCCTTCAACTGGGCACTGATGGAGTAGAAGTATACCGGGCTTGCCAGCACAATGACATCGGCATCGATCATCTTTTGCAGGATGTCTGCCATATCATCCTTGTGGACGCAGGCTCCACCGTGGGTGCTGCAGTAGTAGCAGCCGGAACAGGGAGCCACCTTTTTCTCAGCGACCCGGATCTTTTCTGCTTTGTGCCCGGCATCCTGCGCTCCACGCAGAAATTCGTCGCATAGAATATCAGAGTTGCCGCCCTTCCGGGGACTGCCAGACAAAATCAATACCTTCTTGCTCATAGGGACCTCCTTGACAGCAGAGTGCATCCGCATTATGATGTTGATAAAGTTTAATTTTATCATACAACTTAAAGCGCACTTTAAGTCAAGGGCTTTTTGAAAAAACGGAGGTTTCAGATGATCTATACCGTAGGTGAAATGGCACAAAAGCTGGGCGT is a genomic window containing:
- a CDS encoding flavodoxin family protein, producing MSKKVLILSGSPRKGGNSDILCDEFLRGAQDAGHKAEKIRVAEKKVAPCSGCYYCSTHGGACVHKDDMADILQKMIDADVIVLASPVYFYSISAQLKAVIDRTVARWLEVKDKEFYYITTMADEGKASADTTLTCFRGYADCVKGAVEKGVLVAGGVYEPGAVCGTPAMAQAYEMGRNM
- a CDS encoding ABC transporter ATP-binding protein — protein: MSALIEFDEVCKYYQMGDTLVKAADHISMKIDRGEFVAIVGQSGSGKSTCMNIIGCLDVPTHGRYLLDGSDVGKMNRRELAAIRNEKLGFIFQQYNLLPKLTLLENVEVPLIYAGVGGSERRRRAIAALEQVGLGSKLRNKPNQLSGGQQQRVSIARALVRNPPIILADEPTGALDSHTGREVLGMLQELHKQGHTVVLITHDNSIAVQAERIIRLEDGVVVYDGDAHAPEAVVQPNLMMSAPKAGEEGAHA
- a CDS encoding ABC transporter permease; the encoded protein is MIKETFKQAIQNVWSNKVRTFLTMLGIIIGVMAVIVIVGLGNGMTHMMQDFYSDMGSDILSVNVMTASTRTVEVSDVYNIINQKPEYYRGLSPIASAGTDPLRVAGEKYRRTYISGVNEDYLTINNYKVAKGRGIQYTDLMDNKNICVIGDYVDRKIFGGNGLGSTLKVGANEFRIVGVLEGRSKPAAQYEGGNDDVVLVPYTTLLSLSSGSSVSQYYVVLQDADHSDEAQEFLQSRLKKLVSKDDYVFVMSLSAAMSQMSSMINIMVGVLTAIAGISLLVGGIGIMNIMLVSVTERTREIGIRKALGAQESTILTQFVVEAGVTSALGGCFGIVLGYIVSAIINQILPFVLTDITLNVTPSADAAAIAVGISCGIGVLFGFLPARRAARLNPIEALRYD
- a CDS encoding efflux RND transporter periplasmic adaptor subunit; protein product: MLGFNKKTQDASPQENTGGENKVLHFIRTHKKRCIAAVVAVAVLAVVVIPRRSRSASADMAYVQEALGRRDIVNVYDGSGTINAADSYTVKSLVTGTVLTADFELGDTIQKGDVLYVIDSSDVEGDLESAQLSVSQAQRSYDDAADARNVRTKISGEVSSFAVAAGDAVQAGQTVATVRDTSVMLLAVDFPAAEAQSFAVGQAAQVMPDTTFEVLNGTIRSVSGADPSGDASLMTCTVTIAVPNTGSLTTAQAAVAQVNGVSSLNSAHFAYQREETVVAAASGTVSELCVREGSTVRQDDVLLRITGKDLDKQAQNAADNLRSAELRMSSAERNISHYTIDAPISGTIVDKKVKAGDKLSANDAAMQNLCTIYDMSYLELKLNVDELKIRSLKVGQEVEITADAVPGETYKGTISSILVAGTTANGSTSYPVTVRIDEMGDLLPGMNASAKITTASVKDVLALPNAALVRGSYVLVTKDSPSAANAEASMTAPEGYVYVKVTTGISDDDYIEVKSGLQEGDTIAYDTSTVSATDFYSNMMVSAEGGDE
- a CDS encoding carboxymuconolactone decarboxylase family protein gives rise to the protein MAVKQTAGRDALGEFAPKFAELNDEVLFGQVWSREDKLSLRDRSLVTVVALMAQGLTDSSFRYHLTAAKNNGITRTEIAEILTHAAFYAGWPKAWAAFRMAKEVWAEDAAEDAKAKHQSEMVFPIGASNDGFAQYFSGKSYLAPLSTAQVGIYNVTFEPGCRNNWHIHHAAKGGGQILVCVAGRGYYQEWGKAPLELHPGDVVNIPPEVKHWHGAAPDCWFSHLAVEVPGEGTSNEWCEPVAEKTYGILR